A genomic stretch from Shewanella woodyi ATCC 51908 includes:
- a CDS encoding LysR family transcriptional regulator, with protein sequence MKYSLKQITVFDAVASLESVSAAARKLSMTQSAVSMSLGQLENLLGRPLFIRQGNRLTLSHWGNWLRPKARRLLQDAQHIELGLHEQHLISGRFRLCSSQTAAEHLIPELISRIDTDFPELRIDLMVENTENVIDGLLNYEFDLGIIEGRNDDSRLHQERWIDDHLVVFSSPHHPYAKYESASLSQLEQAKWVLREQGAGTRRIFEGAIHGIIEKLNVWKEYEQVSVLKSLVKNGQYISSLPYLDVEKEVANGELVILPTPQLNMQRHLSFIWRADSGENPLRDCIITEARRLSRNRLLKR encoded by the coding sequence ATGAAGTACTCACTCAAACAGATCACCGTTTTTGACGCCGTAGCCAGCCTAGAGAGTGTCAGCGCTGCAGCAAGAAAATTATCTATGACCCAGTCGGCCGTTAGTATGTCACTGGGTCAATTAGAAAATTTGTTGGGGCGACCACTTTTTATTCGCCAGGGGAACCGGTTAACATTAAGCCACTGGGGTAACTGGTTACGTCCTAAAGCCAGACGCTTGCTACAAGATGCTCAACATATCGAATTAGGCCTTCACGAACAACATCTTATCAGTGGTCGGTTCCGTTTATGCTCCAGCCAAACAGCTGCTGAACATCTGATCCCTGAACTTATCAGCAGAATTGATACTGATTTTCCTGAGTTAAGGATCGATCTTATGGTAGAAAATACCGAAAATGTGATCGATGGACTGCTTAACTATGAGTTTGATCTTGGCATCATCGAAGGTCGTAATGACGACAGTCGCTTGCATCAGGAGCGTTGGATTGACGATCATCTTGTAGTCTTCTCCTCACCACATCACCCCTATGCCAAGTATGAAAGTGCCAGCTTATCTCAACTTGAACAAGCCAAATGGGTATTGCGGGAGCAAGGTGCTGGAACAAGACGAATTTTCGAAGGCGCTATTCACGGCATTATCGAGAAACTCAATGTATGGAAAGAGTATGAGCAGGTATCAGTACTAAAATCTTTGGTTAAAAATGGCCAATATATCAGTAGCCTGCCATATCTAGATGTAGAGAAAGAGGTCGCCAATGGTGAACTGGTAATTCTACCCACACCGCAACTCAATATGCAGCGTCACCTTTCATTTATCTGGCGTGCAGATTCAGGAGAGAACCCTCTGCGCGACTGCATTATCACAGAGGCCAGACGGTTGAGCCGTAACCGCCTACTTAAAAGGTAA
- the focA gene encoding formate transporter FocA, which yields MTSNQKVSGLTLARVMQNSEEVTQTAPVSLYQQAEHYGKSKVVKSAWQSFGLAAFAGAFIALAFVFYITVTTGNDGSAWGLMRLAGGLAFSLGLMLVVICGGELFTSTVLSSVAWAQKLVTGRELIKCWGRVYVGNLLGALIMLFLIMSARMYDLDGGQWGLNALQIAQHKLHHTWLQAFVLGILCNMLVCLGVWMTFSSKDALTKAVLLMLPVAMFVSSGFEHSIANLFMVPLGIAISQFAQPEFFISLGIDAAQFTDLTMSHFIVNNLIPVTLGNIVGGGVFVGLGYWLIEKSAQKIKTPLALCVPQLETSAQIHSISTSGVSNKMPKTIQKLCVQDLMDTSPLTISSEQSVYAGLALLTDNDCRSAPVLDENQHLLGFISQQDLLRSLWSEEFARGVSYKVADLMQKEVMTLSPQDSVAELIELMVVDRNKLFPVNESGILTGNTFKSYEERLRCASANKPSVFPVVEKGLLRGVITREAIARKVCDIYKV from the coding sequence ATGACGTCTAATCAAAAGGTTAGTGGACTGACCTTAGCGAGAGTGATGCAAAATAGCGAGGAGGTGACTCAGACCGCGCCAGTGAGCTTATACCAACAAGCAGAGCACTATGGCAAAAGTAAAGTGGTTAAATCAGCTTGGCAATCTTTTGGTTTAGCGGCGTTTGCTGGTGCCTTTATTGCGTTGGCTTTTGTTTTCTACATCACAGTCACCACAGGCAACGATGGAAGTGCATGGGGCTTAATGCGTTTGGCGGGTGGCTTAGCATTTAGCTTAGGCTTGATGTTAGTTGTTATCTGTGGTGGTGAGCTCTTTACCAGCACAGTGCTAAGCAGCGTTGCTTGGGCTCAAAAGTTAGTGACAGGTCGCGAGCTCATCAAATGTTGGGGGCGGGTCTATGTAGGCAATCTGTTAGGTGCTTTGATTATGCTTTTTCTGATCATGTCGGCTCGTATGTATGATCTTGATGGTGGTCAATGGGGTCTAAACGCACTACAGATAGCGCAACATAAACTTCATCATACTTGGTTGCAGGCCTTTGTACTTGGGATCTTGTGTAACATGCTGGTGTGTTTGGGCGTGTGGATGACCTTTTCGAGTAAAGATGCGCTGACCAAAGCTGTGCTACTTATGCTACCTGTTGCCATGTTTGTCAGTAGTGGTTTTGAGCACAGTATTGCAAACCTGTTTATGGTGCCGTTAGGGATCGCTATTTCACAATTTGCCCAACCTGAGTTTTTTATCAGTCTTGGTATCGATGCCGCACAATTTACCGATCTGACAATGAGTCATTTTATTGTTAACAACCTCATCCCAGTGACCTTAGGCAACATAGTTGGCGGAGGCGTATTTGTCGGTTTAGGTTACTGGCTCATTGAAAAGTCAGCTCAAAAGATTAAAACCCCACTTGCTCTTTGCGTACCACAGTTAGAGACCTCAGCTCAAATACACTCAATTTCGACTTCAGGAGTATCGAATAAAATGCCAAAAACAATTCAAAAACTATGTGTGCAAGATCTAATGGATACTAGCCCGTTAACCATCTCTTCAGAGCAGTCGGTCTATGCAGGTCTTGCATTACTGACCGATAATGACTGTCGTAGCGCACCAGTGCTTGATGAAAATCAGCACCTACTTGGATTTATCTCTCAGCAAGACTTGTTGCGCAGTTTATGGTCTGAAGAGTTTGCCAGAGGCGTCTCTTATAAGGTGGCTGATTTGATGCAAAAAGAGGTGATGACCCTATCACCACAGGATTCGGTTGCCGAGTTGATAGAGTTGATGGTGGTGGACCGTAACAAGCTGTTCCCTGTGAATGAAAGTGGGATTTTAACGGGCAACACCTTCAAAAGCTATGAAGAGAGGTTACGTTGTGCTTCAGCTAATAAACCGAGTGTTTTTCCTGTCGTAGAGAAAGGTTTATTGCGCGGTGTTATCACTCGTGAGGCGATAGCCAGAAAGGTATGTGATATCTACAAGGTATAA
- a CDS encoding TonB-dependent receptor encodes MLSNSVIAKAIRFSLISGAATAALTAPAVFAATDDEKVERIEVTGSRIKRTDMETATPVTVLSADDMAKQGFTNIQDALESLTSTTSAMTTQSVHGFTPAASSISLRGAGPSRTLTLINGKRLNQYPKPANGTDNFVDTANLPMEAVQRIEILQTGGSAVYGADAVGGVINIILKKDFEGIALKYRHGDTFEGGGASDRIALSVGASSDRGNVSSFIEFTDNQQLKATDRENFGLHTDKVPHSEFSQYSSYGARIAGGSGARALTDAECTAGGFFWDAARNLCGYDRSKWRDLQPESTRFISSTNFNYELSDDISFVGRLDFAEAKSTTRIEPMAINDYNIKVDGNSLTVSNGDLSKTFADKTTALGGDFANATDGDYYYVRRLHEFSNRMGETKTRNYFFTAGLEGVVFEDYNWDASVNYGRTNVDVFRGGYATVAGMFDYITAGDNGNSLLKNMTADDVEAASYSPFEKAQSTQKNVQANITGSAFEMPEGDALFAFGAEYTEQDYQTESDSESAKGNILTTGGSSGAGDRSFWATYAELSIPVLDVLTVDAAVRYDRYSDFGGNLSPQIAIEYRPLEELLVRGSVSSVFRAPDMHRVYGDATNGFNQVIDFKQCQAMGGTPGQPHSDTKINEICNELHITTKTGANKDLEAETGYTASIGAVWGGESLNASLDLWEWKLDDMVSDISASKAAREYEQYENMLTRDADGTITHIDAVAQNLAFQKVRGIDLSAGYNWDLNNLGELKLNFKGTYILLSEGQLAPTDPVEDDIDNGGLPQYRANLVLGWFIDDFETTLGAYHTARMHGMQYKSFKESAENAGTEFDESAHEVASQTKWNLTAGYTITDDIKVKAGVVNLFDAGPNFDPTATSWPHYQRSIYNARGREWFLEGEVKF; translated from the coding sequence ATGTTGTCTAATTCAGTAATAGCTAAAGCTATTCGGTTTTCATTAATCAGTGGCGCAGCAACTGCAGCACTGACTGCACCAGCAGTTTTTGCAGCAACAGATGATGAAAAAGTAGAAAGAATTGAAGTTACAGGTTCACGTATTAAGCGTACCGATATGGAAACTGCAACTCCAGTAACCGTATTAAGCGCTGATGATATGGCAAAACAAGGTTTTACAAACATTCAAGATGCACTAGAAAGCCTAACTTCCACAACAAGTGCAATGACGACTCAATCAGTACACGGCTTCACTCCAGCAGCCTCATCAATCAGTCTTCGCGGTGCAGGTCCAAGTCGAACTCTGACACTGATTAATGGTAAGCGTCTTAACCAATACCCAAAACCTGCAAATGGCACCGATAACTTCGTTGATACAGCTAACCTTCCAATGGAAGCTGTACAACGCATTGAAATTCTACAGACTGGTGGCTCAGCCGTTTATGGTGCAGATGCTGTCGGTGGTGTTATCAACATCATCTTGAAAAAAGACTTTGAAGGTATTGCTCTTAAATACCGCCACGGTGACACTTTTGAAGGTGGTGGAGCAAGTGATCGTATAGCACTTTCTGTTGGTGCATCATCAGATCGTGGTAACGTATCAAGCTTTATTGAGTTTACTGACAATCAACAATTAAAAGCGACTGATCGTGAAAACTTTGGTCTTCATACCGATAAAGTACCTCACAGTGAGTTTTCTCAATATAGCTCATACGGTGCGCGTATAGCTGGCGGCTCAGGTGCTCGCGCATTAACCGATGCAGAGTGTACAGCGGGTGGATTCTTCTGGGATGCAGCGCGTAATTTATGTGGTTATGACCGTTCAAAATGGCGCGACCTTCAACCAGAAAGCACACGTTTTATCAGCTCTACAAACTTTAACTACGAGCTGTCAGATGACATTAGCTTTGTGGGTCGTCTAGATTTTGCAGAAGCAAAATCAACTACCCGTATTGAGCCAATGGCAATCAATGACTACAACATTAAGGTTGATGGTAACAGCCTAACAGTCAGCAATGGTGACCTGAGCAAAACATTTGCAGACAAAACGACAGCACTCGGTGGTGACTTTGCTAACGCAACAGACGGTGACTACTACTACGTTCGTCGTCTACACGAATTCAGCAACCGTATGGGTGAAACTAAAACTCGTAATTACTTCTTCACCGCAGGCCTTGAAGGTGTAGTTTTTGAAGATTACAACTGGGACGCCTCTGTAAACTATGGGCGTACCAATGTAGATGTTTTCCGTGGTGGCTATGCAACAGTTGCAGGTATGTTTGATTACATCACTGCAGGTGACAACGGTAACTCTCTACTAAAAAACATGACTGCTGATGATGTTGAAGCAGCATCTTACTCCCCTTTTGAGAAAGCACAATCAACTCAAAAGAATGTTCAGGCTAATATTACAGGTAGCGCTTTCGAGATGCCTGAAGGCGATGCTCTATTCGCTTTCGGTGCAGAGTATACAGAGCAAGATTACCAAACAGAGTCAGACTCTGAGTCAGCTAAAGGCAACATCCTGACAACTGGTGGTTCATCAGGTGCAGGTGATCGCTCTTTCTGGGCGACTTATGCAGAGCTAAGTATTCCAGTTTTGGATGTGCTAACTGTCGATGCTGCAGTTCGCTATGATAGATACAGTGACTTCGGTGGTAACTTATCGCCACAGATTGCAATCGAGTACCGCCCTCTTGAGGAACTGCTTGTTCGTGGTTCTGTCAGCAGTGTATTCCGCGCGCCAGATATGCATCGTGTATACGGTGATGCAACTAATGGTTTCAACCAAGTTATTGACTTCAAACAGTGTCAAGCTATGGGTGGTACGCCTGGTCAGCCTCACTCAGATACAAAAATCAACGAGATCTGTAATGAACTGCATATCACCACTAAAACGGGTGCAAATAAAGATCTAGAAGCAGAAACAGGTTACACAGCAAGTATAGGTGCGGTATGGGGAGGAGAGTCTCTCAATGCATCATTAGATTTGTGGGAGTGGAAGCTTGATGACATGGTCAGTGACATCAGTGCAAGTAAAGCCGCGCGTGAATATGAGCAATATGAAAATATGCTGACACGTGATGCCGATGGTACCATTACTCATATTGATGCTGTTGCTCAAAACCTAGCCTTCCAAAAAGTTCGTGGTATCGACTTATCCGCAGGTTATAACTGGGATCTTAACAATCTAGGTGAGCTTAAACTTAACTTCAAGGGTACATATATTCTGTTATCTGAAGGTCAGCTTGCTCCAACAGACCCTGTTGAAGATGACATAGATAATGGTGGACTGCCTCAATACCGTGCAAACCTAGTACTTGGTTGGTTTATCGATGATTTTGAAACAACTTTAGGTGCTTATCACACTGCTCGCATGCATGGCATGCAGTACAAGTCATTCAAAGAGTCAGCTGAAAATGCTGGTACTGAGTTCGACGAAAGTGCACACGAAGTTGCTTCACAAACTAAGTGGAATCTGACAGCTGGTTACACCATCACTGACGATATTAAAGTTAAGGCTGGTGTCGTTAACCTATTTGATGCTGGACCAAACTTTGATCCAACAGCAACATCATGGCCACATTACCAGCGCTCAATCTACAACGCACGCGGTCGTGAATGGTTCCTAGAAGGTGAAGTGAAGTTCTAA
- the panF gene encoding sodium/pantothenate symporter — protein sequence MTNLIPVLIYLVLSLVITRWWSSRQADVGQLHQDKAKRFFIGGFFLNGPMLALTLVATYTSASSFIGGPGAAYQMGLGWVWLALIQVPVAILTLGVLGPKFLAMRSAEHTTLIEWLDSRYQHPWLSSLAIVSLVMGFIAMIAVQFIGGARLFSGVSGISYEIGLGLFVLTVLGYTLTGGFRAVVLTDVLQGGVMLAGLILLFGSILSQGTLPELMEKVTAYSPQMLSPHGVNDYLGWPMMLSFWVLICFGTMGLPHTLVRLLAVKDSRSLMRGMVWGTIICFLMTLLPHLCGVFGRALYPELTVPDEIMPRLISGLFHPFWAGVLLAAPIAAVMSSVDSMLLQSAVSLIRDGVMKQYPRLSATRQIKLTRVAMLLITVLATYWAIEPPEMIVWINLAAFGALQAVFLWPIIAGVFWKNISGNSAFGAMGAGLISYLVFQLNAPLVWKIHPIVPALTISLLVMLLIHALSPQANVKALDGES from the coding sequence ATGACTAATCTAATCCCTGTACTTATCTACTTGGTACTAAGTTTGGTTATCACTCGATGGTGGAGTAGTCGTCAAGCCGATGTTGGCCAACTACATCAAGATAAAGCTAAGCGTTTTTTCATCGGTGGATTCTTCCTTAATGGCCCGATGCTAGCCCTAACCTTGGTGGCGACTTATACCAGCGCAAGCTCCTTTATTGGTGGGCCAGGCGCGGCATATCAAATGGGGCTTGGTTGGGTGTGGTTAGCCTTGATACAGGTGCCTGTGGCCATATTAACCTTAGGGGTGTTAGGTCCTAAGTTTTTAGCAATGCGTAGTGCAGAGCATACAACTTTAATCGAGTGGCTCGACAGTCGCTACCAACATCCATGGTTAAGCAGCTTGGCTATTGTGAGCTTAGTTATGGGGTTTATTGCCATGATAGCGGTGCAATTTATTGGTGGAGCTCGCTTATTTTCTGGCGTGAGCGGTATAAGTTATGAGATAGGGTTAGGCCTATTTGTGCTAACGGTGCTGGGTTATACCTTAACTGGTGGCTTTAGGGCGGTGGTGTTAACCGATGTCCTTCAAGGGGGGGTGATGCTTGCCGGATTAATTTTACTCTTTGGCTCAATTTTGTCTCAGGGGACGCTGCCTGAGTTGATGGAGAAAGTGACGGCATATTCACCGCAGATGCTAAGCCCTCATGGAGTGAATGACTATCTCGGTTGGCCTATGATGCTCTCATTTTGGGTATTGATCTGTTTTGGTACCATGGGGCTTCCCCATACTTTGGTGCGCTTGTTAGCGGTTAAAGATAGTCGCTCTTTGATGCGTGGTATGGTGTGGGGGACGATAATCTGCTTTTTGATGACCTTGCTGCCACACTTGTGCGGTGTATTTGGCCGAGCACTTTATCCTGAGTTAACAGTGCCAGATGAGATAATGCCTAGATTGATCTCTGGCTTGTTTCATCCATTTTGGGCTGGTGTGCTGCTTGCTGCGCCCATTGCAGCTGTAATGTCTTCGGTAGACTCTATGCTGCTTCAATCTGCTGTAAGCTTAATTCGAGATGGTGTGATGAAACAGTATCCGAGATTGAGCGCCACTAGGCAGATTAAGCTAACGCGAGTTGCCATGTTGCTAATAACGGTATTGGCGACCTATTGGGCGATTGAGCCACCAGAGATGATAGTGTGGATCAATTTAGCCGCGTTTGGGGCGCTGCAGGCTGTATTTCTATGGCCCATTATTGCAGGGGTGTTTTGGAAAAACATCAGTGGGAATAGCGCATTTGGTGCCATGGGAGCAGGGTTGATAAGCTATCTTGTTTTCCAGCTTAACGCTCCACTTGTGTGGAAGATCCACCCGATAGTTCCCGCTTTAACCATCTCTTTGTTGGTTATGTTACTGATCCACGCTCTCAGCCCTCAGGCGAATGTTAAGGCATTGGACGGTGAATCTTAA
- the yfcC gene encoding putative basic amino acid antiporter YfcC translates to MDRTVTTPSHDSSLGSVSRWQMPDTLVIIFFVAVVAAMLTYFIPTGSFQTQEVTYLADGVEKSRSVIDPSSFAYALDDNGEPKLAPVGLFEGHGGAGFFNFAFEGLVSGSKWGSAIGVIMFMLVIGGSFGVVMATGTIDNGILKLIDRTRGNESLFIPVIFVLFSLGGAVFGMGEEAIAFAIIICPLMIRLGYDGITTVMVTYVATQIGFASSWMNPFSVAIAQGIAGIPVLSGAGVRVMIWFGFTLMGLIFTMRYANKVKLKPQHSFSYHSDAYFRENQSKASLESRFNLGDILVLVTIIATIAWVIWGVVSQAWFIPEIASQFFTMGVVIGIIGVIFKLNGMTVNDVATSFKQGAANMLEPCILVGCASGILILLGNGGPSEPSVLNSILNSAGELIGQLPNALSAWFMLIFQSVFNFFVTSGSGQAALTMPLMAPLADMVGVTRQVSVLAFQLGDGFSNAIVPTSASLMATLGVCRVDWGDWLKFIWRFMLALFVVSSVIVVSAHYLGFS, encoded by the coding sequence ATGGACAGAACAGTAACAACTCCTTCCCATGATAGCTCCTTAGGGAGTGTTAGTCGCTGGCAGATGCCAGATACCTTAGTTATCATTTTTTTTGTTGCCGTCGTGGCAGCAATGCTCACCTATTTTATTCCTACCGGCTCATTTCAAACCCAAGAGGTGACCTACCTTGCTGATGGTGTAGAGAAGAGTCGCAGTGTCATTGACCCTAGCTCATTTGCCTATGCGCTTGATGATAATGGAGAGCCTAAGTTAGCACCGGTTGGTTTATTTGAAGGCCATGGTGGTGCTGGTTTTTTTAACTTTGCTTTTGAAGGCTTAGTGTCAGGCTCCAAGTGGGGCAGTGCTATCGGCGTTATCATGTTTATGTTAGTGATAGGTGGATCCTTTGGTGTAGTGATGGCTACGGGGACCATAGACAATGGTATCTTGAAGCTGATCGACAGAACACGGGGAAATGAATCACTTTTTATTCCAGTTATCTTTGTGCTGTTTTCACTTGGTGGCGCCGTTTTTGGTATGGGAGAGGAGGCGATTGCTTTCGCCATTATCATCTGCCCGTTAATGATACGGCTGGGATATGATGGGATCACGACGGTTATGGTGACCTACGTTGCGACTCAGATAGGCTTTGCTAGTTCTTGGATGAACCCCTTTAGCGTCGCGATTGCACAGGGGATTGCTGGGATCCCTGTTTTATCTGGCGCAGGTGTGAGAGTGATGATCTGGTTTGGGTTCACGCTAATGGGGCTTATCTTTACCATGCGTTACGCCAATAAGGTTAAGCTCAAGCCGCAGCATTCCTTTAGTTACCACAGTGATGCCTATTTTCGAGAAAATCAGAGTAAAGCTAGCTTAGAGAGCCGGTTTAATTTAGGTGATATTCTCGTGCTCGTCACCATTATTGCGACGATAGCTTGGGTGATCTGGGGCGTGGTATCTCAAGCTTGGTTTATTCCTGAGATCGCCAGTCAATTTTTCACTATGGGGGTTGTGATTGGCATCATAGGTGTGATTTTTAAGCTCAATGGGATGACAGTTAATGATGTGGCGACAAGTTTTAAGCAAGGTGCAGCCAATATGCTTGAGCCCTGTATTTTAGTTGGCTGTGCATCGGGTATTTTAATACTGCTTGGCAATGGTGGACCCAGTGAGCCGAGCGTGCTTAACTCCATACTCAATAGTGCAGGGGAGCTTATCGGTCAGCTTCCTAATGCCCTTTCAGCATGGTTTATGCTGATTTTCCAATCGGTATTTAATTTCTTTGTGACCTCAGGTTCAGGACAGGCTGCGTTGACTATGCCATTAATGGCGCCGCTTGCTGATATGGTCGGTGTAACTCGCCAAGTGTCTGTACTTGCATTTCAGCTCGGAGATGGTTTTAGTAATGCAATTGTGCCGACATCGGCGTCATTAATGGCGACATTAGGCGTGTGCCGCGTGGACTGGGGAGACTGGCTCAAATTTATCTGGCGTTTTATGCTGGCGCTGTTTGTTGTATCCAGTGTGATCGTAGTTAGTGCGCACTATTTAGGGTTTAGTTAA
- a CDS encoding DUF997 family protein — MFSLSKTALILTAVYFVLWCAGPVLIDETWLWFGMPVWFWFSCIVAPVALISSLIFLVGFLQGNADD; from the coding sequence ATGTTTTCACTCTCTAAAACAGCACTAATCCTAACCGCGGTTTATTTTGTCTTGTGGTGTGCAGGTCCCGTGCTTATTGATGAGACTTGGCTTTGGTTCGGGATGCCAGTTTGGTTTTGGTTCTCCTGTATTGTTGCGCCTGTCGCATTGATTTCGTCTCTTATTTTTTTAGTGGGCTTTTTACAGGGAAATGCTGATGACTAA